One Brassica napus cultivar Da-Ae chromosome A5, Da-Ae, whole genome shotgun sequence DNA window includes the following coding sequences:
- the LOC111215880 gene encoding uncharacterized protein LOC111215880, whose product METKNPDVKTLKELQWLIPEKYYTVPPESPGSGGLFLYWKKEINLTINSATKNFTDTTISYKGVDFHTTFVYGEPDQTKRQEVWDELSNLQDKNSNPWYLTGDFNEIIDNSEKCGGPERAEGTFCAFRSFLSTNGLFDLKHCGSSLSWRGKRYKHLVQCRLDRTLCNAEWSDLFPSCRSQYLRYEGSDHRPLVSFLDTRRKKGKGIFRFDRRLKDNEEIKAIIKGLWENNTNLEVEEKLSLCRQAICKWSKEFYENSRLSIETIRRKLDEAMSNPVPDERLLQKLNINLLKMYKEEENFWKQRSRQLWLSLGDSNTEEQISDVICNYYTNLFTATTSDGAQIVQEALKPCITEKQNQRLIRDPTPKEIKEANFALNPDKAPCPDGFSASFFQANWEITGPSVIREIQQFFQTGSLAKTVNHTYVRLIPKHLDAKRAEDYRPIALCNIYYKIISKLLALRLKEVLNSVISENQSAFIPGRVITDNVLITHEVLHYLKSSEATQQCSMAVKTDMSKAYDRIEWRFVYQVLRRLGFHSKWTMWIMECISTVSYAYLINDNVYGMVKPQRGIRQGDPLSPYIFILCGEVLSGLCKKAGREGTLQGIRVARGSPRVNHLLFADDTMFFCSATPEACVALKKILTDYECASGQQINKTKSAITFSKRTPPELKEKAKFILRITREGGEGKYLGVPEHFGRRKRDLFTEIVDRIRQRAASWNNRFLSKAGKLTMMKAVLQAIPTYTMSCFELPISLCKRIQSVLTRFWWDGGDNKRKMSWVAWKKLTRSKAEGGLGFRDIQLFNQALLAKISWRIITTPDCLLARVLKGKYCHRKNFLEVEQPSTCSHGWKGILLGRDLLRDNIGKAIGNGATTRVWKDAWVSLKDQSKPFGPIQEKDLDLRVSDLLTKEIQCLKPSRAGAEDKFIWQHLPSGVYSTRSGYNSVAKQSPEDAGPRATTEFDWIKDIWASKCSPKLRVFMWSIIQGALALGENLQRRGINTEAKCPRCQSTESPLHTFFLCPFAQQVWSNVPLKDEVHIATDDTFATAVVRFRSTICLPPTGIPHTILPWICWSIWKDRNSLIFENKLSQPEEVATKGLAWEREWNKAQTNTKELQSTNLHTDRQEDRGLADSGSEVIICRTDAAWDAARKKAGLAWIFTGSKEVTLSRGSMVQNFVDSPLVAEALAVREGLYTAVNQEFSHIRVYSDNSTLIGAINNKTQRKDLLGITMDIQAISSVFVSIAFFHIPRKDNVEADLLAKGALRNDLV is encoded by the exons ATGGAAACAAAGAACCCAGACGTCAAAACTCTAAAAGAGCTACAATGGCTAATCCCTGAAAAGTACTACACAGTTCCCCCGGAGTCACCGGGAAGTGGAGGTCTCTTCCTATACTGGAAGAAAGAGATCAACCTGACGATCAACTCAGCGACAAAGAACTTCACTGATACTACTATCTCTTATAAAGGAGTGGATTTCCACACTACATTTGTCTACGGTGAACCTGATCAGACTAAGAGACAAGAAGTTTGGGATGAGCTTTCTAATCTCCAGGACAAGAACTCAAACCCGTGGTACCTAACAGGAGATTTCAATGAAATTATTGATAATAGCGAGAAGTGCGGTGGTCCGGAGAGAGCGGAAGGCACTTTCTGTGCATTCAGATCATTCCTGTCGACAAATGGCTTGTTTGATCTAAAGCATTGTGGAAGTTCTCTGTCATGGAGAGGAAAAAGATACAAGCACCTGGTGCAATGCCGACTCGATAGAACCCTGTGTAACGCAGAATGGTCCGACCTCTTCCCATCTTGCCGAAGCCAGTACTTGCGATATGAGGGATCGGATCATAGACCCTTAGTATCTTTCCTGGATACAAGGAGGAAAAAAGGAAAAGGGATTTTTAGATTTGATCGAAGGCTCAAAGACAATGAAGAAATAAAAGCAATCATCAAAGGACTCTGGGAGAACAACACTAACCTGGAAGTTGAGGAAAAACTCTCACTATGCCGTCAAGCAATATGCAAGTGGAGTAAGGAATTTTACGAAAACAGCAGACTGAGCATTGAGACTATCCGGAGGAAACTTGATGAAGCAATGTCTAACCCAGTCCCAGATGAGAGGCTCCTGCAAAAGTTAAACATAAATTTACTCAAGATGTATAAGGAAGAAGAGAACTTCTGGAAACAACGAAGTCGCCAGTTATGGCTGTCACTTGGAGATTCTAATACAG AAGAGCAGATATCGGACGTGATTTGCAATTACTACACAAATCTCTTCACAGCAACAACCTCAGATGGAGCACAGATAGTCCAAGAGGCGCTCAAGCCCTGTATCACAGAGAAACAAAACCAAAGGCTAATAAGAGACCCCACACCAAAGGAGATCAAGGAGGCTAATTTTGCACTTAATCCGGACAAGGCACCTTGTCCTGATGGATTCTCTGCAAGTTTCTTTCAGGCTAATTGGGAGATAACTGGGCCATCGGTGATCAGGGAGATACAGCAATTCTTCCAGACGGGGAGCCTCGCAAAAACAGTAAATCACACTTATGTTAGATTGATTCCCAAACACCTCGATGCAAAGAGAGCTGAAGACTACAGACCCATTGCCTTGTGCAATATCTACTACAAGATCATATCCAAGTTGTTAGCTTTAAGGCTTAAGGAGGTTCTAAATTCAGTAATTTCTGAGAATCAATCAGCATTCATTCCAGGGAGAGTGATCACAGATAATGTTCTGATTACTCACGAAGTACTTCACTATCTAAAGTCATCTGAGGCAACACAACAGTGTTCGATGGCTGTTAAAACAGACATGTCTAAGGCTTATGACAGAATAGAATGGAGATTTGTCTATCAGGTCCTAAGAAGATTGGGTTTTCACAGCAAGTGGACTATGTGGATAATGGAATGCATCTCAACAGTATCCTATGCTtatctaattaatgataatgtATATGGAATGGTTAAACCTCAGCGAGGCATCAGACAGGGAGATCCCCTCTCCCCTTACATATTCATACTATGTGGGGAGGTTCTATCAGGTCTATGCAAAAAGGCAGGAAGGGAAGGAACCTTACAAGGAATTAGAGTGGCAAGAGGAAGTCCACGTGTCAATCATTTGCTTTTTGCTGATGACACCATGTTCTTCTGCTCTGCCACACCAGAAGCCTGCGTTGCGCTGAAGAAGATCCTCACAGACTACGAGTGTGCCTCGGGACAACAGATAAACAAAACCAAGTCAGCTATTACTTTCTCGAAAAGGACCCCACCAGAGTTGAAAGAAAAGGCGAAATTTATTCTTAGAATTacaagagaaggaggagaaggAAAGTACCTTGGAGTCCCCGAGCATTTCGGACGCAGAAAGAGAGATTTGTTCACGGAAATTGTTGATAGGATCCGCCAGAGAGCGGCAAGCTGGAACAACAGGTTTCTATCGAAGGCGGGGAAACTGACAATGATGAAAGCTGTTCTCCAAGCAATCCCTACCTATACAATGTCATGTTTTGAACTGCCAATAAGTCTCTGTAAGAGAATTCAATCTGTGTTGACAAGATTTTGGTGGGATGGAGGGGATAATAAAAGGAAGATGAGCTGGGTTGCCTGGAAAAAGCTAACGAGATCTAAAGCTGAAGGAGGTCTAGGTTTCAGGGACATTCAATTGTTCAATCAGGCTCTATTAGCTAAAATTTCCTGGAGGATCATAACTACCCCGGATTGTCTACTAGCTAGAGTGCTCAAAGGGAAGTACTGTCACCGGAAGAACTTCCTAGAGGTAGAACAACCATCGACATGCTCACATGGATGGAAGGGGATACTACTCGGAAGGGACCTTCTCAGAGATAATATAGGCAAGGCAATTGGAAATGGTGCAACTACAAGAGTGTGGAAAGACGCCTGGGTATCTCTTAAAGACCAATCAAAACCTTTTGGACCAATACAGGAAAAAGACCTAGACCTAAGGGTGTCTGATCTACTGACAA AAGAGATTCAATGCCTTAAACCAAGCAGAGCAGGGGCGGAGGATAAATTCATCTGGCAACATCTTCCCTCGGGTGTGTATTCCACAAGATCAGGGTACAACTCTGTGGCAAAACAGTCACCAGAAGATGCAGGCCCACGAGCAACAACTGAGTTTGACTGGATCAAGGATATATGGGCAAGCAAATGTTCACCAAAGCTGAGAGTCTTCATGTGGTCGATCATTCAGGGTGCCCTGGCCCTAGGGGAAAATTTACAACGAAGAGGAATCAATACAGAAGCAAAATGTCCAAGATGCCAGAGTACAGAATCGCCTTTACATACCTTCTTCTTGTGCCCTTTTGCGCAGCAAGTATGGAGTAATGTCCCTCTTAAAGATGAAGTTCACATAGCTACTGATGACACTTTTGCAACAGCGGTTGTGAGATTCAGATCAACAATTTGCCTCCCGCCTACTGGGATTCCACACACCATCCTCCCTTGGATATGTTGGTCGATATGGAAGGATCGTAACTCccttattttcgaaaataaactATCACAGCCAGAGGAAGTGGCCACAAAGGGATTAGCATGGGAAAGGGAATGGAACAAAGCtcaaacaaacacaaaagagCTACAAAGCACCAACCTGCATACAGATCGTCAGGAAGACAGAGGACTAGCTGACTCGGGCAGTGAAGTCATCATCTGCAGAACGGATGCAGCTTGGGATGCAGCGAGGAAGAAAGCGGGTTTAGCTTGGATCTTCACAGGATCAAAGGAAGTCACCCTCAGTCGAGGATCTATGGTACAGAATTTCGTCGATTCCCCGCTGGTAGCTGAGGCCCTGGCGGTTCGGGAAGGGCTGTATACGGCAGTGAATCAGGAGTTCTCACACATCCGAGTGTACTCCGACAACTCAACGCTCATTGGAGCTATTAACAACAAGACACAAAGGAAAGATCTGCTAGGAATCACCATGGATATTCAAGCTATCTCCTCTGTATTTGTTTCTATTGCGTTTTTTCATATTCCCCGTAAAGACAACGTCGAGGCCGACCTTTTGGCAAAAGGGGCTCTCAGAAACGATTTAGTGTAA
- the LOC111200270 gene encoding transmembrane protein 45B-like — MGSFKGHALPGTLFLVVGVWHIWSSVVRFISNPNSFRVRVWHPVPAFKYLELYVVTIGSFIDLCIEFFYSTHLKFFVNGVLNPSHMNDFEHSGMLLMFFILGLIALLSEKTRLLPLPQEALCLIAATAFTAEGLLFFFHSTSHKGLEGYYHLLLVFLIGLCVISSIAGAICPTSFPVDLCNGIAMTLQGLWFYQTAFTLYGPMMPQGCGLKENSVVCRSVDSVVSGEFLANFQLFSLVLAVLVCLVGSYVFAASRFGVSR; from the exons ATGGGTTCTTTCAAAGGCCATGCTTTGCCAGGTACATTGTTCCTTGTGGTTGGAGTATGGCACATTTGGAGCTCTGTGGTTCGATTCATATCCAACCCCAACTCATTTCGTGTTCGAGTTTGGCACCCTGTCCCTGCTTTCAAGTACTTGGAGCTCTACGTTGTCACCATTGGCTCGTTCATTGACTTGTGCATCGAGTTCTTCTACTCTACTCATCTCAAGTTCTTTGTCAATGGTGTACTGAATCCTTCACACATGAACGACTTCGAGCACTCAGGGATGCTTCTCATGTTCTTCATCCTCGGCCTCATCGCTTTGCTCTCCGAGAAAACGAG GTTGCTTCCTCTGCCACAAGAAGCTCTATGCCTAATTGCTGCAACAGCTTTTACAGCAGAAggtcttctcttcttcttccactccaCAAGCCACAAAGGTCTTGAAGGTTATTACCACCTCCTCCTCGTTTTTCTCATCGGTCTCTGCGTCATCTCCTCAATCGCGGGAGCTATCTGCCCGACCAGCTTCCCAGTGGATCTGTGCAATGGCATTGCAATGACTCTTCAAGGACTTTGGTTTTATCAGACGGCTTTCACTCTCTATGGCCCTATGATGCCTCAAGGCTGCGGTTTGAAAGAGAACTCTGTCGTCTGCAGATCAGTTGATTCCGTTGTCTCTGGAGAGTTTCTGGCAAACTTTCAGCTCTTCTCTTtggttcttgctgttcttgtCTGCCTTGTGGGTTCATATGTTTTTGCAGCTTCAAGATTTGGAGTCAGTAGATGA